The following are encoded together in the Streptomyces rapamycinicus NRRL 5491 genome:
- a CDS encoding IclR family transcriptional regulator, which produces MSQTVDRALSILPLLAEGPANLEQVATRLGVHKSTALRLLRTLHEHGMVYRQQDQRYRLGARLFALAQEAVENLDVREIAHPHLVALNERCGHTVHLAVYEENEVLYIDKVESRYPVRMYSRIGKPVAITVAAVAKLLLADLPEAERRTLAERLSYPAYTSRSTPNAAAFLKELATVRDQGWATDFGGHEESINCVGAPIRGADGRVVAACSVSAPNVVVSAEELLSLLPLVRRTAEEISREYSGGAPVSHASQNPSQVTAETPDKKAEETSS; this is translated from the coding sequence ATGAGCCAGACCGTCGACCGAGCGCTGAGCATCCTGCCGCTGCTGGCGGAGGGGCCGGCCAATCTGGAGCAGGTCGCCACGCGGCTGGGCGTGCACAAGTCGACCGCGCTGCGGCTGCTGCGCACCCTCCATGAGCACGGCATGGTCTACCGCCAGCAGGACCAGCGCTACCGCCTCGGCGCCCGCCTCTTCGCGCTCGCGCAGGAGGCGGTAGAGAACCTCGACGTCCGCGAGATCGCCCACCCCCATCTGGTGGCGCTCAACGAACGGTGCGGGCACACCGTCCACCTCGCGGTGTACGAGGAGAACGAGGTGCTCTACATCGACAAGGTGGAGAGCCGCTACCCGGTGCGGATGTACTCGCGGATCGGCAAGCCCGTGGCCATCACCGTGGCCGCCGTGGCCAAGCTGCTGCTGGCCGATCTGCCCGAGGCCGAGCGGCGGACCCTGGCCGAGCGGCTCAGCTACCCCGCGTACACGTCCCGTTCGACGCCGAACGCCGCCGCGTTCCTCAAGGAACTGGCGACCGTGCGCGACCAGGGCTGGGCCACCGACTTCGGCGGCCACGAGGAGTCGATCAACTGCGTCGGGGCACCGATCCGGGGAGCGGACGGACGGGTCGTCGCCGCCTGCTCGGTGTCGGCGCCGAACGTCGTCGTCAGCGCCGAGGAACTCCTCTCCCTGCTGCCGCTGGTGCGCCGCACGGCGGAGGAGATCAGCCGGGAGTACTCGGGCGGCGCCCCGGTGTCCCACGCCTCGCAGAACCCCTCCCAAGTAACAGCGGAAACACCCGATAAGAAAGCCGAGGAGACCTCCTCATGA
- a CDS encoding ABC transporter ATP-binding protein: MEELRAIRARGVTKSFGDVVALDGIDLDVTQGQIHGLVGPNGAGKTTLLGLLLGLAVPDGGRLDVLGAPVERALDAPDGVAGFVDGPALYPSLTARQNLAALAALRGHDARTAGIDDVLAEVGLTDVADDRTRGFSLGMRQRLGLAAALLTKPRLLVLDEPSNGLDPAGKKHVHGVLGRLAADGTAVVLSSHNMDDLEALCSEVTILAAGRVVFSGPLSKLATENRELDYRLLTSDPRAARRLADDAPGIQVVDDAGVRQDAEPLVVRALVPALDQLVVRLVEGGVAPRELTPVVSPLEAAFLALTERQEAGG; the protein is encoded by the coding sequence ATGGAAGAACTCCGCGCAATCCGGGCTCGCGGTGTCACGAAGAGCTTCGGTGATGTCGTCGCCCTGGACGGCATCGATCTCGATGTAACGCAGGGTCAGATCCACGGCCTGGTCGGACCGAACGGCGCCGGAAAGACGACGTTGCTCGGCCTTCTGCTGGGGCTCGCGGTGCCCGACGGCGGTCGCCTGGACGTCCTGGGTGCACCGGTCGAGCGGGCACTCGACGCTCCCGACGGTGTCGCCGGCTTCGTGGACGGCCCCGCCCTCTACCCCTCGCTCACCGCACGGCAGAACCTCGCCGCGCTGGCCGCGCTCCGCGGCCACGACGCGCGCACGGCGGGGATCGACGACGTACTCGCCGAGGTCGGTCTCACCGACGTCGCCGACGACCGTACCCGCGGCTTCTCCCTCGGCATGCGCCAGCGCCTCGGGCTCGCCGCCGCCCTGCTGACCAAGCCCCGGCTGCTCGTGCTCGACGAACCGTCCAACGGCCTCGACCCGGCGGGCAAGAAGCACGTGCACGGTGTCCTGGGCCGGCTCGCGGCCGACGGAACCGCCGTCGTGCTCTCCAGCCACAACATGGACGACCTCGAGGCGCTGTGCTCCGAGGTGACCATCCTCGCCGCCGGACGCGTCGTCTTCTCCGGCCCGCTGTCCAAGCTGGCCACCGAGAACCGTGAACTCGATTACCGGCTCCTCACCTCCGACCCGCGGGCCGCGCGCCGGCTGGCGGACGACGCGCCGGGGATCCAGGTCGTCGACGACGCCGGGGTACGGCAGGATGCCGAACCGCTCGTCGTACGCGCCCTGGTGCCCGCCCTCGACCAACTCGTGGTGCGGCTCGTGGAGGGGGGCGTCGCGCCGCGCGAGCTCACTCCCGTGGTGTCGCCGCTCGAAGCCGCGTTTCTCGCCCTCACCGAGCGGCAGGAGGCGGGCGGATGA
- a CDS encoding GntP family permease produces the protein MLLAAAPAAETPPHTGGLLALIHGTAGLLTVAALGIALLLYLIIKVRLQPFVALLGVSIAVGLAAGLSVTELFGTVQKSDAVSLIESGMGGILGHIAIIIGLGTMLGAILEVSGGAEALSARLLALFGEKRAPLAMGLTGLIFGIPVFFDVGIFVLAPIVYAAAKRSGKSILLYAMPLLAGLSMTHAFLPPHPGPVAAAGLLHVDLGWVILMGVIVGIPSVLAAWGYAAWIGKRIFVPVPQDMVEAAEESREAVAAQQRASGATPAEQPVSVATVLAIIGTPLVLILCATFSSVALDPSTGRSVIEFFGHPFVALTIALLLAYYLLGIRRGWSRKSLETVSTASLKPVGNILLVVGAGGVFGAVLKGSGVAQALADAFDSAGLPVIVLAWLISVVLRVAQGSATVAIVTTAGIVTPMLSEGDYSQAHLALVIMSISAGSIFASHVNDGGFWMVAKYFGITESDTLKSWTVLETVLSVAGFVVAALLSIVI, from the coding sequence ATGCTGCTCGCGGCCGCTCCCGCTGCCGAGACCCCACCGCACACCGGTGGTCTGCTCGCCCTCATCCACGGCACCGCCGGTCTGCTGACCGTCGCCGCCCTCGGCATCGCCCTTCTGCTCTACCTGATCATCAAGGTCCGGCTGCAGCCCTTCGTGGCGCTGCTCGGCGTCTCCATCGCGGTCGGTCTGGCCGCCGGTCTCTCGGTCACCGAACTCTTCGGCACGGTCCAGAAGTCCGACGCCGTCTCGCTCATCGAATCCGGTATGGGCGGCATCCTCGGCCACATAGCCATCATCATCGGCCTGGGCACCATGCTCGGCGCGATCCTCGAGGTCTCCGGCGGCGCGGAGGCGCTCAGCGCCCGGCTGCTCGCCCTCTTCGGGGAGAAGCGGGCGCCGCTCGCGATGGGGCTCACCGGCCTGATCTTCGGCATACCCGTCTTCTTCGACGTCGGCATCTTCGTCCTCGCGCCGATCGTCTACGCGGCCGCCAAGCGCAGCGGCAAGTCGATCCTGCTGTACGCGATGCCGCTGCTCGCGGGCCTGTCCATGACCCACGCCTTCCTGCCGCCGCACCCCGGCCCGGTGGCCGCGGCCGGACTGCTCCACGTCGACCTGGGCTGGGTCATCCTGATGGGCGTCATCGTGGGCATCCCGTCGGTGCTGGCCGCGTGGGGCTACGCCGCCTGGATCGGCAAGCGCATCTTCGTGCCCGTACCGCAGGACATGGTCGAGGCGGCCGAGGAGTCCCGGGAGGCGGTCGCGGCCCAGCAGCGCGCCTCCGGCGCCACCCCGGCCGAGCAGCCGGTCTCGGTGGCCACGGTGCTCGCGATCATCGGTACCCCGCTCGTGCTGATCCTCTGCGCCACGTTCTCCTCCGTGGCGCTGGACCCGAGCACCGGCCGCTCGGTCATCGAATTCTTCGGCCACCCCTTCGTGGCGCTGACGATCGCCCTGCTCCTCGCCTACTACCTGCTGGGCATCCGGCGCGGCTGGTCCCGCAAGTCCCTGGAGACCGTCTCCACCGCCTCCCTCAAGCCCGTGGGCAACATCCTCCTGGTGGTCGGCGCGGGCGGCGTCTTCGGCGCGGTCCTCAAGGGCAGCGGTGTCGCCCAGGCCCTGGCCGACGCCTTCGACAGCGCGGGCCTGCCGGTCATCGTGCTGGCCTGGCTGATCTCGGTGGTGCTCCGGGTGGCCCAGGGCTCGGCGACGGTCGCGATCGTCACGACGGCGGGCATCGTCACCCCGATGCTCTCCGAGGGCGACTACTCGCAGGCCCATCTGGCGCTGGTCATCATGTCCATCTCGGCGGGCTCGATCTTCGCCTCGCATGTGAACGACGGCGGCTTCTGGATGGTGGCGAAGTACTTCGGCATCACCGAGAGCGACACGCTGAAGTCCTGGACGGTGCTGGAGACGGTGCTGTCGGTGGCCGGTTTCGTGGTGGCGGCCCTGCTGAGCATCGTCATCTAG
- a CDS encoding RidA family protein, with the protein MTEKIQKTAITPATHTAPPAKFSHGVKKGNILQVAGQVGFGPAVPGQAPTPVGPTLREQTLQTLRNVQSVLEEGGASWEDVVMVRIYLTDTGHFAELNEIYNEFFADLKEAPAARTTVYVGLPAGLLVEIDALAVLG; encoded by the coding sequence ATGACCGAGAAGATCCAGAAGACCGCGATCACCCCGGCCACGCACACCGCCCCGCCCGCCAAGTTCTCCCACGGCGTGAAGAAGGGCAACATCCTCCAGGTCGCCGGTCAGGTCGGCTTCGGCCCCGCCGTCCCGGGCCAGGCCCCCACCCCCGTCGGGCCGACCCTGCGCGAGCAGACCCTCCAGACCCTGCGCAATGTGCAGTCCGTGCTGGAGGAGGGCGGCGCGAGCTGGGAGGACGTGGTGATGGTGCGGATCTACCTCACCGACACCGGCCACTTCGCCGAACTCAACGAGATCTACAACGAGTTCTTCGCCGACCTCAAGGAGGCCCCGGCCGCCCGTACGACGGTCTACGTCGGCCTCCCGGCCGGTCTGCTCGTCGAGATCGACGCCCTCGCCGTCCTGGGCTGA
- a CDS encoding sugar kinase, with product MSPLPSAEAADGVAVVVDVVCLGESMVTFVPSRPGRLSDVPSFARGIGGAESNVACGLARAGHSARWISRVGTDGFGEHLVREIAATGVDTAYVQRDPRRPTGIYFRTAGERAVGSETVDGDGGGAVSEPLAEVLYYRAGSAAAAMSPALIPRERAWSGRVLHLTGITPALSGDCRALMRELTARAPGRPLVSFDLNYRVSLWQRNEEEGADGESGPAVLLDLARRCDVVFVGEDEAEAVWGVRGPEAIRAALPEPEVLVVKQGGAGATAYARRPDEGTGTGTDIVTFEPAPRVDVVAPVGAGDAFAAGFLSGTLRGLPVAERLRHGHLMAAAALTVPGDLGSPPSREHADHLVALDAARWGTLRFGPGWTDLPSPAEKWAETAAVEVPDS from the coding sequence GAGTCGATGGTGACCTTCGTGCCGTCCCGTCCGGGCCGGCTGTCGGATGTCCCCTCGTTCGCCCGGGGCATCGGCGGCGCCGAGTCCAATGTCGCCTGTGGCCTGGCCCGCGCCGGGCACAGCGCGCGCTGGATCAGCCGAGTGGGTACGGACGGCTTCGGCGAGCACCTGGTACGGGAGATCGCGGCCACCGGTGTGGACACGGCGTACGTCCAGCGCGATCCGCGCCGCCCCACCGGGATCTACTTCCGTACGGCGGGGGAGCGTGCCGTCGGCTCCGAGACGGTTGACGGGGACGGCGGCGGCGCCGTCTCGGAACCGCTCGCCGAGGTGCTCTACTACCGGGCCGGATCCGCCGCCGCGGCCATGTCCCCCGCGCTCATCCCCCGGGAGCGGGCCTGGTCCGGCCGGGTGCTCCATCTGACCGGGATCACCCCGGCCCTCTCCGGCGACTGCCGGGCGCTGATGCGCGAGCTGACCGCCCGCGCCCCGGGCCGTCCCCTCGTCTCCTTCGACCTCAACTACCGGGTCTCGCTCTGGCAGAGGAACGAGGAAGAGGGGGCCGACGGCGAGAGCGGCCCCGCCGTCCTGCTCGACCTCGCCCGCCGCTGCGACGTCGTCTTCGTCGGCGAGGACGAGGCCGAGGCGGTCTGGGGAGTGCGCGGCCCGGAGGCCATACGGGCCGCGCTGCCCGAGCCGGAGGTGCTGGTCGTCAAGCAGGGCGGCGCGGGGGCCACCGCCTACGCCCGCCGCCCGGACGAGGGCACCGGCACGGGCACGGACATCGTCACCTTCGAACCCGCCCCGCGCGTCGACGTCGTCGCCCCCGTCGGCGCGGGTGACGCCTTCGCCGCCGGTTTCCTCTCCGGCACCCTGCGCGGACTGCCCGTCGCCGAACGGCTGCGCCACGGCCACCTCATGGCCGCCGCCGCCCTCACCGTCCCCGGCGACCTCGGCAGCCCGCCCTCCCGTGAGCACGCCGACCACCTGGTGGCACTCGATGCCGCGCGGTGGGGCACACTGCGATTCGGCCCCGGCTGGACAGATCTGCCGAGTCCCGCCGAAAAGTGGGCCGAGACCGCAGCGGTGGAGGTACCCGACTCATGA